The DNA region GCCGGCACGTCGCGGCCGGTGAGCGGGTCCACCACGCGGGTGCGCACCCAGTGCGGGCCGGACTTGACCGAGGGCACGACGGCATTGCCGTCGTCGTAGAACTGCGAGCTGAGCTCGGTCATGCCGTACATGTTGATGCAGCGTTCGCGCGGCACGCCGAACGCGCGCACCAGCGCGTCGTAGAACGCGTCCGGCGCCAGCTCGCGCGACTGGTTCTTGTAGCCGCCGGTGTCCAGGATGCGGCTGCCCGCGGGCAAGGCGAAGGCCAGGCTGCGCGCCTGCAGGGCGTCCAGGAGGTGCACGAAGCTCGCACTCGCGCCGAGGATGGCGATCGGCTGCCCGCCGGCCTGCGCCTGGGCCAGGGCGGCGCAGACGCCGTCGACGTCGAGGCCGCTGGCCACGCTCACGTACGACCGGCCGCCCGGCGCGCCGAAGGTGCGGGCCGCCAGCGAGAGGTAGCGCGCCAGCGAGGAGTTGCGCAACTCGGCCTCGTCCGGGAACAGCAGGACCATGGGCATTTGCCGCGCGCCCTGCAGGAAGCGGCGCTCGAAGTTGCGGCGCATGGAGACATCCCACACCGCGATGGTCGGGTGGTGGTTGCGGCCCTTCACCTCGCCGCGCGTGGTGCCGCTGGTCATGAAGATGCGTTCGCAGTCGGCCGGTGGCACGCAGGTCAGCGTGGCGTCCTTGAACGCGCTGATCGGCACCGGCGGGATCTGACGCCACCCCTGCAGGCGGTGCGGGGCCATGCCGCGCCGCTGGCAGAAGCGCCGGTAGGGCTCGTCGTTCGCGAACTGGAAGGCGAACAGCTCCGCGGCGACGGCGTCGAATTCGGCGTCGGTGCAGCCCTCCTGCGCGAGGAAGGCGAGCAGGCGATCGACGACCGGCTGCAGGAGGGGCGGCACCGGGTGCGTCATGCGAGGGGGCACAGTTGCATCGGCCGCGGTGCGTGGCCGTGGTTCAGGGGACCGCTGCCGGCGCCGGTGCGCACCTCGGCGCCGGCGCGCAGCGCCGACCGCACGTAGTCGCTGGCCTGGCGCACCGCCTGCTCGAGGCCAGCCCCCAGGGCGAGCGAGGCGGCGATGGCACTGGACAGGGTGCAGCCGGTGCCGTGGGTGTTGGGCGTGGCGATGCGCGGCTGGCGCAGCCACACGGGAGCGGCGCCGGTGGCCAGCAGCAGGTCGCTGACCGTGTCGCCCTGCAGGTGCCCGCCCTTGAGCAGGACGGCGTTCGCACCCATCGCCAGCAGCTGGCGGGCGGCGGCTTCCATGTCGGCTTCGGTTCGCAGCGGCCGTTCGACCAGCAGCGCCGCCTCGTCGAGGTTGGGCGTGACGAGCAGTGCCCGCGGGAACAGCTCGCGCACGAGCGAGGCGACCGCGGCCGGATCGATGAGGGTGGCGCCGCTCGTGGCCACCATCACGGGGTCGAGCACCACCTGGCGCAACGCGTGGCGATCGAGCGCGGCGGCGACGGCTTGCACCGTGGGAGCGGAATGCAGCATCCCGATCTTCACGGCATCGACCCCGATGTCTTCCACCACCGCATCGATCTGGTCGGCCAGGATGTCCAGCGGCACGGCATGGATGGACCGCACGCCGAGCGTGTTCTGGGCGGTGAGCGCCGTGATGGCCGTCATGCCGTAGCAGCCGAGCGCGGCGATCGCCTTGAGATCGGCCTGCACGCCTGCGCCGCCTCCGGAATCGGACCCGGCGATGGACAGCACGCGCGGATACTGGAAGCGCTGCGGACCGTTCATGGACGGCCTCTCGCGGTGCTGGCAATCGGGATCATGGAGCCTCCTTTGCGCAAATGGCAGGTGCTCCGAAGGACGGTGCGCCATGGCCGACGGCCCTGGCGGGTGCTCTTCTTACGCCGGTCTGAACCGGTTCAAGTTCACGGGTCTGGATCTCAGCACGCTATCGCGTACACCCCGGAGCGCAGGCATTGTGACACACCGTCGCGACCGCACCCGCGCCAAGGCCGCAGCCGTCATGGGGATGCCTCAATGGATGAGGTTGCGGGCGGCGATGCGACGCGCCGTCCGGCGAAAACGTGCACTTCAACCTTGCGCGCAGGCGTGAATCGACTTACAACCACGATGCCATGTCTAGCTCGTCCAGCGTTGCGGCCCCCTTCGAGAAGACGCGAGTCCTCGTCGTCGAGGACCACGACGACTGCCTGCTGACGATGGTGGAACTGCTGTCCGGCGCCGGGTGCGAGGTCCGGTCCGCGCGCAATGGCCCCGACGCGGTGGCCATCGCGCGCGACTTCCAGCCCGACGTGATGTTCCTGGACCTGGGGCTGCCCGTGATGAGCGGCTACGAGGTGGCCCGCATCCTGCGGGCCGATCCACGCACCGCCGGCATGATGATCGTCGCGGTGACCGGCTACGGCATGCCCCAGGAACGGGAGCGATCGACCTCCGCCGGCATCGACCTGCACCTGGTCAAGCCGGTGCCGTTCCAGCAACTGCATGCGGCGCTCAATGCCGCCACCACGCACGTGCCGGCGCAGCGCCAGAACCAGACCGTGCTGGTGGTCGACGACAACCCGGCCGGCCGCTACGCCACGGCGCGCGGGCTGGGCGCCGCCGGGTTCAAGGTGCTGGAGGCGTCGACCGGCAAGGAGGCGATGGAACTTGCCGTGCGCGCCCATGCCATGGTGCTGGACGTCTTCCTGCCGGACCTGGACGGCCGCCAGGTCTGCCGGGCGCTGCGCGCCCAGGTGGCGACGGCGAACCTGCCCATCGTCCACGTCTCGTCCGTGTGCGTCAGCGAGTTCGACGCAGACGAAGGGCGCCGCGCGGGCGGCGACGCCTACCTCGTCACGCCGGTGCCCACCGTCACCCTGGCCCGGGTGATCGATTCGCTCATCGCCGCCAGGTCCTGAGCGGCCCCGGCCGGCGCCGGCCCGTTATTGCATCGCGGCGACATTGCGCCAGAACGTCTCGAGGCTGGGCGTGCGGCCCGAGAGTGTCGTGAAATGCGCCACGTCCACCATCACGACGTCGCCGGCACGCTGTCCGTTCGGCGCGATCCAGAGCAGCGCATTGAATTCGGTGTTGCCGGCCGTGACGAACGGGTGCGGCCGCGTGGTGTCGACCGGCTGGCGGCCGAGCACCCTGATCAGGCTGTTGCCGGGGTCCAGCACTTCATAGTGCGGCAGGTGGGGATGGAAGTTCAGGGACGTCACCCCGTTCAGCAACCCCAGTTGGTCGATGTCCCGGTCGGCCGTGAGCGGCATCGGCGTGCGCGCGCCCGGCAGCACGGCGGGCCGCAGGCCCCAGCGGTTGACCACCGGAATGCCCAGCGCCTTCATCAGGCTGCGCGTGTAGCAGCTGAAGCGCTGCTGCCTCGGCACCACCGGGTCGCCGTGGTGCAGGTACTCCTGCTGCCGCATCTCGGGATCGTCGCTGAAGCCCACGTCGTGGTGCGGCGCCAACACGAGGCAGGTGCCCTCGCGCTCGAGCCACTCCTTGATCGCGGCGATCTCCCCGGTCGAGGCCTCGTCGCCGCAGGCCAGGTGGTCCATGCCGAAGACCAGCAGGGTGTCGGCGTCGGCCAGCACCCGTTCGTCGAGCGGCTGCCGGTAGCCGGCCTGGTCGATGCGCTGGAACACCGCGACCGGCTGGCCCGTCGCCTCGCCCGCGACGGCCTGGAACTGCTGTGCCGATCGGTGCAGCAGTTCCAGCGTGCCGGCGATGCCCTGCAGGAACGCAGCGTCGCTCCACTGCCATCCCTCGTAGGCCGGCCAGGCCGCGCGGCGGAATTCCGTCATCGTGGCGAACCGGTTGTCCAACTGCATCAACTCGCGGTTGCTCTCCCAGCCATAGCTCCACGTCCAGTAGATGCTGATGCGGCGCTTGCCGCGCGCGAACCGGCGTGGCACGTGGACCTGGTTGTAGGTACGGGCGGCGGACAGCGTCGTCATCCGGGATCTCCAGGCGGGAATGCCGTTCAGGCGCGGATGTCCACGATCGGCTCGGCGCGTCGCCGCCCGACCCCGCGGACCGCCGCAGCACGGAGCCGATCCCGGTCGTCCGTCGTGGGGAAGTCGGCCATGGAGTCCTCTGCGGGCAGGCAATGACGCTGCCTCCACAGTGCGCGACCCCTGCAAGACGGGCAATGCGACCAAGGTCCAAGGCCAGCCGGACGGCGCGCGTTTGGGGTGAACGGCGCAGGCCGGCAGCGGCAGGCTGGACCGCGCAGGGCGAGGAAGCGCCACAAAGACAAAGGCCCCGCACTTGCGTGCGGGGCCTTGCTGTTCTTGGCTCCCCGACCTGGGCTCGAACCAGGGACCTACGGATTAACAGTCCGGCGCTCTACCGACTGAGCTATCGGGGAACAGCCCACGAGTATAACCGGCTTTTGCGCGACCTCGTCAGCAAGTCGAACGCAAAAAATCCGGGCGGCTCGACATCACGGCGCCGTTCGCCGATGCAGCCCTCGATTCCCGCCCCGAACTCGACGGTCGCGCTGTCTTCGCTACCATCGGCGCACCACCCCGGCCGTCGAGAGACCCGATCCCCTTGCTCCCCATCCGCGTGATCAGCCTGCAGCGCACGCCCGAGCGGCGCCAGGCCTTCCTCGCCCGCAACGGCCATCTGCCCTGCACGTTCTTCGATGCCGTGGATGGGGCGCGCCTGACGCCCGAGGACATTGCCGCCACCGGCCTGTTCGCGCCGGGCCTGGCAAGGACGTACACGCCGGGTGCCTACGGCGCCGCCCTGTCGCATTGGCAACTCTGGGGCGAAGCCATCGACGGTGGCCGGCCCCTGACCGTGGCCGAGGACGACGCCGTGTTCCGGCACGACTTCGCCGACCATGCGCAGCGCCTGCTCGACGGGCTGCCGGTCGGCTGGGATTTCATGCTGTGGGGCTGGAACTTCGACTCGGTGCTGTCCGTCCACGCGATGCCGGGCGTGTCGCCGGCGGCCATGGTCTTCGACCAGGCTGCGATGCGCGGCTCGCTCGACGCCTTCCAGGCCCTGCGCGACCCGGTGCTCGCGTTGCGACTCGACAAATGCTTCGGCATCCCGGCCTATACCATCAGCCCGGCCGGTGCGGCGCGGCTGCGCAAGCTATGCTTCCCCCTGTCGGAACTGTCGGTTCCGATGCCCATCCTGAATCGCAGCTTCCCCAACCTCGGCATCGACGCGGCGATGAACGCGGCGTATTCCAACACCTCCAGCCAT from Ramlibacter pinisoli includes:
- a CDS encoding long-chain fatty acid--CoA ligase, with amino-acid sequence MTHPVPPLLQPVVDRLLAFLAQEGCTDAEFDAVAAELFAFQFANDEPYRRFCQRRGMAPHRLQGWRQIPPVPISAFKDATLTCVPPADCERIFMTSGTTRGEVKGRNHHPTIAVWDVSMRRNFERRFLQGARQMPMVLLFPDEAELRNSSLARYLSLAARTFGAPGGRSYVSVASGLDVDGVCAALAQAQAGGQPIAILGASASFVHLLDALQARSLAFALPAGSRILDTGGYKNQSRELAPDAFYDALVRAFGVPRERCINMYGMTELSSQFYDDGNAVVPSVKSGPHWVRTRVVDPLTGRDVPAGQRGVLAHCDLANFNSATAILTEDVGVATDHGFLLLGRAQGAQAKGCSLAVQEFLEAARA
- the thiD gene encoding bifunctional hydroxymethylpyrimidine kinase/phosphomethylpyrimidine kinase produces the protein MNGPQRFQYPRVLSIAGSDSGGGAGVQADLKAIAALGCYGMTAITALTAQNTLGVRSIHAVPLDILADQIDAVVEDIGVDAVKIGMLHSAPTVQAVAAALDRHALRQVVLDPVMVATSGATLIDPAAVASLVRELFPRALLVTPNLDEAALLVERPLRTEADMEAAARQLLAMGANAVLLKGGHLQGDTVSDLLLATGAAPVWLRQPRIATPNTHGTGCTLSSAIAASLALGAGLEQAVRQASDYVRSALRAGAEVRTGAGSGPLNHGHAPRPMQLCPLA
- a CDS encoding response regulator; its protein translation is MSSSSSVAAPFEKTRVLVVEDHDDCLLTMVELLSGAGCEVRSARNGPDAVAIARDFQPDVMFLDLGLPVMSGYEVARILRADPRTAGMMIVAVTGYGMPQERERSTSAGIDLHLVKPVPFQQLHAALNAATTHVPAQRQNQTVLVVDDNPAGRYATARGLGAAGFKVLEASTGKEAMELAVRAHAMVLDVFLPDLDGRQVCRALRAQVATANLPIVHVSSVCVSEFDADEGRRAGGDAYLVTPVPTVTLARVIDSLIAARS
- a CDS encoding glycosyltransferase family 25 protein, encoding MLPIRVISLQRTPERRQAFLARNGHLPCTFFDAVDGARLTPEDIAATGLFAPGLARTYTPGAYGAALSHWQLWGEAIDGGRPLTVAEDDAVFRHDFADHAQRLLDGLPVGWDFMLWGWNFDSVLSVHAMPGVSPAAMVFDQAAMRGSLDAFQALRDPVLALRLDKCFGIPAYTISPAGAARLRKLCFPLSELSVPMPILNRSFPNLGIDAAMNAAYSNTSSHASFPALVVTCNDARISTIQRQRPSRES